Proteins from a genomic interval of Lactococcus protaetiae:
- a CDS encoding phosphatase PAP2 family protein, which translates to MNKKISYSIGVISGILFIILMVWVKLDYTQIPLSFDGPIQNLAFQLQNSSILTHFFTAYTNLFGDTGGIITAALVALLLFFLLKQKIGGLWFAGLTVLGTGFNTLVKDVIGRSRPDIHRLAAFAHQSGKSFASGHSVFATILFGSLFLIYFTKLKTRSAKLGLAGLVLLLTVLVMFSRVFVGYIIQVILLVDFLKG; encoded by the coding sequence ATGAACAAAAAAATATCTTATTCTATTGGGGTAATATCCGGAATTTTATTCATAATTTTGATGGTTTGGGTCAAATTGGATTATACACAGATACCGCTAAGTTTTGATGGGCCAATACAAAATCTTGCTTTTCAACTCCAAAATTCGTCAATTTTAACACATTTTTTTACTGCTTATACCAATTTATTTGGTGATACAGGTGGGATTATCACAGCTGCTCTTGTAGCCTTACTTTTATTTTTCTTGCTCAAACAAAAAATAGGTGGCTTGTGGTTTGCTGGATTGACGGTGCTTGGAACAGGATTTAATACACTTGTTAAAGATGTGATTGGTCGGAGCAGACCAGATATCCATCGTCTTGCAGCTTTTGCTCACCAAAGTGGGAAAAGTTTTGCAAGTGGTCATTCTGTTTTTGCGACAATTTTATTTGGAAGTCTTTTTTTGATTTATTTCACTAAGTTGAAAACGAGAAGCGCAAAGCTTGGTCTGGCAGGGTTAGTGTTGTTATTAACTGTTCTTGTGATGTTCTCAAGAGTATTTGTGGGGTACATTATCCAAGTGATACTATTGGTGGATTTCTTGAAGGGTTAA